One Pieris napi chromosome 13, ilPieNapi1.2, whole genome shotgun sequence genomic window carries:
- the LOC125055004 gene encoding uncharacterized protein LOC125055004, translating to MNNVHVCRTRNRNEPKMFSPVNFSITNYSTDAQSKAMKNPLGDALFFNNINNLHLIPDPLKKNLADSVITGTMEQRKERDKFEKPPPTSESGTLGSLGGITNFFSGVFNVMTAMFQKRASSPTTQYYDCFDAVDDGQMTPSLPWQPAKFEVQNRNSTPNSNDMDNMTVIANCKDKINNVHLLLNGNIQKCPATMYVEPKSVEDSFEDAFCPENIVQLANDTLIECYTAYNQHQQELLEVEAPVIKTEFCNESTDIVKILPETDRKQPDMDRTEKDLNTVTCNSKEREIVSTCEVKLNKLKELLQCKHKQNVNSVQETTAIPIKGVISSSFANEIDAPRETKNSFDEVNGRFYSSSVDSDDSFQIVFTDRKRIPSDCESEDSFIVFDESPDCYTNVDVFGSDSESETEDSGYVMTCLNHSLSRTFGDLTDDSLYGNDVVDCAVQPGHAVEPEKITMSDATQSKIPTEDKNQKPFKKVRFSTDPPKVHVMRVWAFAARQARAGHWERHALDRDRFRRRIADVEMGISWVLKPQHRTRVMFQRFMPWWNAEKRRELEERKALESEKEYLEKETENNKEYVAVTDFDLNESENAGDNISLKENTGCGGNISLNNMSDNGLLNNELHTFNSLDCKGCDQEVENISKSNMETLKPIIETGHIREKCNLQDGQKCTDKEDESIHINKFIKENEFQKRVVNVTGNTDNGLDSDNNVDDK from the exons atgaataatgtaCATGTTTGTCGTACGCGTAATCGCAACGAACCAAAAATGTTCTCGCCAGTAAACTTTTCCATAACCAATTATTCCACGGACGCCCAATCGAAAGCAATGAAAAACCCTTTGGGAGACgcactattttttaataacattaataatttgcaCTTAATTCCGGACCCGTTGAAAAAGAATTTGGCTGATTCAGTGATAACAGGGACAATGGAACAAAGGAAAGAGCGTGATAAGTTTGAGAAACCCCCACCAACGTCTGAGTCTGGAACGTTAGGTTCTCTAGGTGGCATTACCAACTTTTTTTCTGGTGTGTTCAATGTCATGACTGCTATGTTTCAAAAAAGGGCTTCTTCACCCACCACCCAATATTATGATTGTTTCGACGCTGTTGATGACGGACAAATGACACCGTCTCTACCTTGGCAGCCAGCCAAGTTTGAGGTTCAAAATAGGAATTCGACTCCTAATTCCAATGATATGGATAATATGACTGTAATCGCTAATTGCAaggataaaataaacaatgtacacttactCCTCAATGGAAACATTCAAAAGTGTCCTGCAACAATGTATGTTGAGCCTAAATCCGTAGAAGACTCATTTGAAGATGCATTTTGCCCAGAAAACATTGTTCAGTTAGCAAATGATACCTTAATTGAATGTTACACTGCATATAATCAACATCAGCAAGAATTACTTGAAGTAGAAGCCCCAGTTATTAAGACTGAGTTTTGTAATGAATCTACCGATATTGTTAAGATTTTACCTGAAACTGATAGAAAACAACCAGATATGGATAGGACtgaaaaagatttaaatacaGTTACTTGCAATTCAAAAGAAAGAGAAATTGTATCCACTTGTgaagttaagttaaataaattaaaagaactCTTGCAATgtaaacataaacaaaatgtaaactCAGTTCAAGAAACAACAGCTATACCCATTAAGGGAGTAATATCATCTTCATTTGCCAATGAAATTGATGCACCTCGagaaacaaaaaatagttttgatgAGGTAAATGGCAGATTTTACTCTTCATCTGTAGACAGTGATGATTCGTTTCAAATTGTATTCACAGATCGGAAAAGAATACCATCTGATTGTGAGTCGGAAGATTCCTTTATTGTGTTTGATGAGTCACCAGATTGTTACACAAATGTTGATGTGTTTGGTTCAGATTCGGAATCTGAAACAGAAGATTCAGGTTATGTTATGACATGCCTAAATCATTCCCTATCAAGGACTTTTGGAGATTTAACCGATGATAGCTTATATGGAAATGACGTTGTTGACTGTGCTGTACAGCCGGGTCATGCAGTTGAACCAGAGAAGATAACTATGTCAGATGCCACCCAAAGCAAAATACCAACAGAGGACAAGAATCAAAAGCCATTTAAAAAG gtCCGTTTCTCTACCGACCCACCAAAGGTCCATGTAATGAGGGTGTGGGCTTTTGCAGCTCGACAAGCGAGAGCTGGTCACTGGGAAAGACACGCCTTGGACCGGGATCGATTTAGACGAAG GATCGCGGACGTAGAAATGGGTATATCCTGGGTTCTGAAGCCGCAACACCGAACTCGTGTGATGTTCCAACGCTTTATGCCTTGGTGGAATGCTGAAAAGCGAAGAGAATTAGAGGAAAGAAAAGCTCTTGAAAGCGAAAAAGAATATTTAGAAAAGGagacagaaaataataaagaatacgTAGCAGTCAcagattttgatttaaatgagAGCGAAAATGCAGGtgataatatttcattaaaagaaaatacaggTTGTGGTGGCaatatatcattaaacaaTATGAGTGATAATGGACTACTGAATAATGAATTACATACATTCAATAGTTTAGATTGCAAAGGTTGTGATCAAGAAGTcgaaaatattagtaaaagcAATATGGAGACGTTAAAACCAATAATTGAAACCGGCCACATTAGAGAAAAATGCAATCTTCAAGATGGACAGAAATGTACAGATAAAGAAGATGAgtctatacatataaataaatttattaaagaaaacgaATTTCAAAAAAGGGTAGTAAATGTTACGGGAAATACAGATAATGGCCTTGATTCTGATAATAATGTGGATGACAAATGA
- the LOC125055322 gene encoding probable pseudouridine-5'-phosphatase isoform X1: MDGTVLNSEIMYHKMIKQICDKYNKKYPKDLQIKLYGETDKAICTTVVRELKLPVSPDEFERQMNELAQKVLPGAPLLKGAERLLTHLHDHKILMALATNATEQAVRLQATARPKLFGLFHHKVSVTDPEVYRGKPQPDIYLVAASRFPDKPKPRECLVFEDSAVGVLAAKEAGMQVVMIPDSRLDRDQTRQATLVIKTLLEFKPELFGLPPFQDGPRPMERVEKIKET, from the exons ATGGATGGTACTGTTTTAA attCGGAAATAATGTACCATAAAATGATCAAACAGATATGcgataaatataacaaaaaatacccaaaggatttacaaataaag TTGTATGGAGAGACGGATAAAGCTATATGCACCACAGTGGTGAGGGAATTAAAGTTGCCAGTATCTCCAGATGAATTTGAACGTCAAATGAATGAGTTGGCTCAAAAAGTGTTGCCAGGTGCACCGTTACTAAAag gCGCTGAAAGATTGCTAACTCATCTACACGATCATAAGATTCTGATGGCGCTAGCTACGAATGCTACGGAGCAAGCTGTAAGGTTGCAAGCAACAGCTCGACCTAAACTATTCGGCTTGTTTCATCATAAG GTGAGCGTCACAGACCCAGAAGTGTACCGGGGTAAGCCACAGCCGGACATATATTTGGTGGCCGCTTCACGATTCCCGGATAAACCGAAACCGAGGGAGTGTCTTGTGTTTGAAGACTCAGCTGTTGGGGTACTAGCAGCCAAAGAAGCAGGAATGCAG GTTGTAATGATTCCGGATTCCCGTCTCGACCGCGATCAAACTCGTCAGGCAACACTAGTGATCAAAACGCTTTTGGAGTTCAAACCAGAACTATTCGGCTTGCCACCGTTTCAAGATGGCCCCAGACCAATGGAACgtgttgaaaaaataaaagaaacatga
- the LOC125055322 gene encoding probable pseudouridine-5'-phosphatase isoform X2, translating into MYHKMIKQICDKYNKKYPKDLQIKLYGETDKAICTTVVRELKLPVSPDEFERQMNELAQKVLPGAPLLKGAERLLTHLHDHKILMALATNATEQAVRLQATARPKLFGLFHHKVSVTDPEVYRGKPQPDIYLVAASRFPDKPKPRECLVFEDSAVGVLAAKEAGMQVVMIPDSRLDRDQTRQATLVIKTLLEFKPELFGLPPFQDGPRPMERVEKIKET; encoded by the exons ATGTACCATAAAATGATCAAACAGATATGcgataaatataacaaaaaatacccaaaggatttacaaataaag TTGTATGGAGAGACGGATAAAGCTATATGCACCACAGTGGTGAGGGAATTAAAGTTGCCAGTATCTCCAGATGAATTTGAACGTCAAATGAATGAGTTGGCTCAAAAAGTGTTGCCAGGTGCACCGTTACTAAAag gCGCTGAAAGATTGCTAACTCATCTACACGATCATAAGATTCTGATGGCGCTAGCTACGAATGCTACGGAGCAAGCTGTAAGGTTGCAAGCAACAGCTCGACCTAAACTATTCGGCTTGTTTCATCATAAG GTGAGCGTCACAGACCCAGAAGTGTACCGGGGTAAGCCACAGCCGGACATATATTTGGTGGCCGCTTCACGATTCCCGGATAAACCGAAACCGAGGGAGTGTCTTGTGTTTGAAGACTCAGCTGTTGGGGTACTAGCAGCCAAAGAAGCAGGAATGCAG GTTGTAATGATTCCGGATTCCCGTCTCGACCGCGATCAAACTCGTCAGGCAACACTAGTGATCAAAACGCTTTTGGAGTTCAAACCAGAACTATTCGGCTTGCCACCGTTTCAAGATGGCCCCAGACCAATGGAACgtgttgaaaaaataaaagaaacatga
- the LOC125055232 gene encoding cullin-2, giving the protein MMSLKPQEVNFDETWSKLRETVEGVVGLQAIERAVWNSRFSDVYALCVAHPEPHADKLYDETRKFLEEHVLRLLDRVKATAFLDSTDYNDGLLNRYVTAWREYSQGVAYLNSLYSYLNLQHIKRQKVSDADIIYGSSAAISFLEHDARQLEVGELGLVIWERVLIKPLSNPLTARIVRALNDARESNPDPAAAEILKTAIHSMVEVQSFRLRTPLSLYQQLVVEPFLTSAAAHHSRRAAELLNSGDVSYFMKYVLDGLAREIVLGNKFLHSSSSEAVRACYEQACVASHLPALHAEVERLLKEACQDSPKAAERREDLKRMFMLLKPLGQNAMRPLIEAAHVQAAKEGHAMLAAEHSKDEAHSHFVHSMLSLHSKYKKLFTEVFGGAQPFIGALDKACSEVVNSRAEGESTARAPELLSRYCDTLLRRKGSERDADDKLTAAIVVFKYIDDKDVFQKHYARALARRLIHQLSASMEQEEAMINRLKAACGYEFTNKLHRMFTDVAVSTDLNTKFQQYLRENNLATNTGFFIQVLQAGAWPLGGAMAPLAPPAQLERPARLFETFYRASFSGRRLAWLHHLCTGELRTRYTQRLYHINATTPQCALLLMFETTDSIRAREAREALQLPEEAWARHVRPLVEAGLLISNGDVEGADEEAELLLNLTFTCKRTKIRLTCAAAPANQGGTGPGAGSSSESTHCDDDRKMYLQAAVVRIMKQRKVLRHTELIQEVVSQARGSFAPSVAMIKKCIEALIDKQYLERSPGNLDTYSYLA; this is encoded by the exons ATGATGTCGCTGAAACCTCAGGAAGTTAATTTTGATGAGACCTGGTCTAAACTCAGAGAGACT GTGGAAGGCGTTGTTGGTCTACAAGCAATTGAAAGGGCAGTATGGAATTCACGTTTCTCTGATGTTTATGCTTTATGTGTTGCACACCCTGAACCCCACGCTGATAAACTGTATGATGAAACCAG AAAATTCTTGGAAGAGCATGTGTTAAGATTATTAGACAGAGTTAAAGCCACAGCATTTTTAGATAGTACTGATTACAATGACGGACTGCTTAATAG atatgtCACGGCATGGAGAGAATACAGCCAAGGCGTGGCTTACCTTAACAGTTTATATTCGTATCTAAATTTACAGCATATTAAACGACAAAAG gtgTCCGATGCAGACATAATCTATGGGTCTTCAGCTGCTATAAGTTTTCTTGAACACGATGCAAGGCAATTGGAG GTCGGTGAATTGGGCTTAGTAATATGGGAGAGGGTTTTAATAAAGCCCCTGTCAAATCCGTTGACGGCCCGAATAGTGAGAGCATTGAACGATGCGCGGGAATCAAACCCGGATCCCGCGGCAGCTGAAATACTAAAGACTGCAATTCACAGTATGGTGGAAGTCCAG tCATTCCGGCTCCGTACACCCCTGTCTCTCTACCAACAACTAGTGGTCGAACCATTTTTAACCTCCGCCGCCGCGCATCACTCACGGCGCGCCGCCGAATTACTTAACTCTGGAGATGTTTCCTATTTCATGAAGTATGTGCTGGATG GTCTTGCAAGAGAAATAGTCCTCGGCAACAAATTCCTTCACTCATCATCGTCCGAGGCGGTCCGTGCTTGCTATGAGCAGGCCTGCGTGGCCTCGCATTTGCCGGCTTTGCATGCAGAGGTCGAACGACTTTTGAAAGAAGCTTGTCAAGATTCGCCTAAAGCTGCTGAG cGGCGCGAAGATCTAAAACGTATGTTCATGCTACTCAAACCGTTGGGTCAGAACGCCATGCGTCCATTGATCGAGGCTGCGCATGTGCAGGCCGCTAAGGAAGGACACGCTATGTTGGCAGCTGAACATAGCAAGGATGAA GCGCACTCACATTTCGTACATTCGATGTTGTCTCTGCACAGTAAATATAAGAAACTATTTACCGAAGTCTTCGGAGGGGCTCAACCGTTTATAGGAGCTCTGGATAAG GCGTGTAGTGAAGTTGTGAATTCGCGTGCCGAAGGTGAATCTACTGCTCGTGCTCCCGAATTGTTATCCCGTTACTGCGATACACTATTGAGGAGAAAGGGATCCGAGAG AGATGCAGATGACAAGTTAACAGCTGCCATAGTGGTGTTTAAATACATCGACGATAAGGACGTATTTCAGAAACATTATGCGCGTGCGCTCGCACGTCGACTCATACACCAACTGTCTGCTTCTATGGAGCAG GAGGAGGCGATGATTAACAGGCTCAAAGCGGCTTGTGGATatgaatttacaaataaattacacagaATGTTCACCGATGTCGCTGTGTCTACAGACCTTAATACTAAGTTCCAACAATATTTGAGGGAAAATAACTTAGCTACGAACACTGGTTTCTTCATAcag gtCCTTCAAGCCGGAGCGTGGCCTCTAGGTGGAGCAATGGCTCCCTTAGCCCCTCCAGCACAATTGGAAAGACCGGCCCGTCTATTCGAGACGTTCTACCGGGCGTCGTTCTCCGGTAGACGGCTGGCCTGGCTTCACCATTTATGTACGGGAGAATTGAGGACGAGATATACGCAACGGTTATACCATATAAATGCTACTACACCTcag TGCGCCCTCCTCCTAATGTTCGAAACCACCGACTCCATTCGGGCCAGGGAAGCACGCGAAGCTCTCCAACTCCCAGAAGAAGCTTGGGCCCGACACGTGCGCCCGCTGGTCGAAGCCGGTCTGCTCATCTCAAACGGAGATGTGGAAGGAGCCGATGAAGAGGCGGAACTTCTTCTTAATCTCACCTTCACCTGCAAGCGGACGAAGATACGGCTGACTTGTGCTGCTGCACCGGCGAATCAAG GTGGTACTGGTCCTGGCGCAGGATCATCCAGTGAATCGACTCACTGCGATGATGATAGAAAAATGTACCTACAAGCCGCTGTTGTACGCATTATGAAGCAAAGAAAG GTCCTACGTCACACGGAGCTGATCCAAGAAGTGGTTTCTCAAGCTAGAGGCTCGTTCGCACCATCTGTCGCCATGATCAAGAAGTGTATAGAGGCACTGATCGATAAACAGTATTTGGAAAGGTCGCCAGGAAACCTCGACACTTATTCGTATCTCGCGTAG